In the Aeromicrobium fastidiosum genome, GGCGCTCGTCGACGTGCGACCCCTCCCGATCGTCCTGGCCGCCCTGGCCTGCCTGATCGGCCTGCGGCGGGTCGTCGAGGGCACGCGGGACGACGGCCCGTTCAGCACCGAGGCCGTCCACCGTCTCAGGCGGCTGCGCCCGTGGGCGACCGCGTACGCCCTCGCCGGTGCCACCGTCTACTGGGCGCTGGGCGGGGTGGCCAACGACGTCGTCGCCGACGCGAGCTGGCCCAGCGACGTCGGCTTGTTCTGGCCCGCGATCGGCACCTACGTCGCGTTCACGATCGGCGTCGCCGTCTTCGATCTCGGCACCTCCCAGCGCATGGACGCCCACGAGCGGGGGCGCAGCAGCGCCGGGGACGCCTAGTCCCGCGCCGCAGCAGGAGGTGGATCCGCAACCGTGTCGGCGCTGAGACGGTTGCAGATCCACCTCCCGGGTGGGCGCATGGACGCACCGCGACCGTTACCCTTGCGAGCAGAAGGCTCGAGGTGCCCCGCGAGGGGAGAATCGGGAAGCCGGTGAGAATCCGGCACAGGGCCCGCTGCGGTGACCGAGGCACAGACCTCGGAAGTCCGAAGACCGGCCTCGCGCCTGACCGGCGGACGCAACCGCGTCCGGCGGACGTCGGCAGACGAGCGGGAGCCCCACATGCCACAGCACTACCCCTTCAGCGCCGTGGTCGGATCCGACGACATGGCGCTCGCCCTGACCCTCTCCACGATCTCGCCGGCCATCGGTGGCGTACTGGTGCGCGGCGAGAAGGGCACCGCCAAGTCGACGATGGTGCGCGCCCTCGCCTCGATCCTGCCGCCGATCGACGTCATCGCCGGCGACCGGTTCTCGTCCGATCCCCGCGAGGCACGACCGCTCTCGCCCGACGGCCCCTTCGCCCCTGACGCGGACGTCGAGACGCGCCCCGTCCGTCTCGTCGAGCTGCCCGTCGGTGCCACCGAGGACCGCGTGCTCGGCTCGCTGCACCTCGAGAAGGCCCTGTCGGAGGGAGTCACGGAGTACGAGCCCGGCCTGCTGGCCCGCGCGCACCGCGGCATCCTCTACGTCGACGAGGTCAACCTGCTGCACGACCACCTGGTCGACCTGCTGCTCGATGCCGCCGCGATGGGACGCTCGACGGTCGAGCGCGACGGCGTCTCGGTCGAGCACGCCGCGCGCTTCGTGCTCGTGGGCACGATGAACCCCGAGGAGGGCGAGCTGCGGCCCCAGCTGCTCGACCGGTTCGGGCTGACGGTCGAGGTCGCCGCGCCGCGCGACCCCGCCACCCGGGTCGAGGTCGTCCGCCGCCGCCTCGCCTACGAGACCGACCCCGACGCGTTCGCGGCCCGCTTCGCCGACGACGAGGCGTCGCTGACCGATCGCATCCAGGCCGCGCAGAAGCTCGTCGAGCAGGTCGATCTGAGCGACTGGGCGCTGCTCAAGATCGCCGAGGTCTGCGCCGCGTTCGAGGTCGACGGCATGCGCGCCGACATCGTCACGGCCCGTGCCGCCTCGGCCCACGCCGCATGGAACGGACGCACTGCCGTCACACGCGACGACATCCGCGCCGCGGCCCGTCTGGCCCTGCCGCACCGCCGGCGCCGCAACCCGTTCGACGCCCCCGGCATCGACGAGGACCTGCTCGACCGCATCCTCGGCGACGACGAGCCCGAGCCGCCGGTGCCGGACGGAGACGGCGAAGCCGAAGCCGACGAAGACGCTGGGCCTGACGTTTCTGCAGACACGCCGTCGGCGAGTCCGTCAGAACGTCAGGGCCACGGTGAGGGCGAGCCGCAGGCTCAGAACCCGACGCCCCCGCAGGCCGCATCCGACCAGGCGCAGGGCGAGGCAGACAGCTCAGCGGGCGAAGCAGACAGCTCGGCCGATCAGACCGCCGGCGGCACCGAGGACGTGACCGTCGCGTCCGCACAGCAGCCCTACCGTCCCAAGCTGTTCACGGTGGGCGGCACCGGTGCCGGCGAGTCGGGACGTCGCTCGCGGGCCATCACCGAGACCGGCCGACGCATCGGTGCCGCGCCTCGCACCGGCCAGGGCGGCTCGATCCACCTCACCGAGACGATCCGCGCCGCCGCGCCGCACCAGCTCGCCCGCGGCAGGGCGACCGGCTCGGGCGGGCTCGACTTCCGGGCGTCCGACCTGCGCCTCGCGATCAAGGAGGGCCACGAGTCCAACCTGATCCTGTTCTGCGTCGACGCCTCCGGCTCGATGGCCGCGCGCCGCCGCATGGAGCAGGTCAAGACCGCGATCCTGTCGCTGCTGATGGACGCCTACCAGCGCCGCGACAAGGTCGGGCTCATCACGTTCCGCGCCGACGG is a window encoding:
- a CDS encoding magnesium chelatase subunit D family protein, giving the protein MPQHYPFSAVVGSDDMALALTLSTISPAIGGVLVRGEKGTAKSTMVRALASILPPIDVIAGDRFSSDPREARPLSPDGPFAPDADVETRPVRLVELPVGATEDRVLGSLHLEKALSEGVTEYEPGLLARAHRGILYVDEVNLLHDHLVDLLLDAAAMGRSTVERDGVSVEHAARFVLVGTMNPEEGELRPQLLDRFGLTVEVAAPRDPATRVEVVRRRLAYETDPDAFAARFADDEASLTDRIQAAQKLVEQVDLSDWALLKIAEVCAAFEVDGMRADIVTARAASAHAAWNGRTAVTRDDIRAAARLALPHRRRRNPFDAPGIDEDLLDRILGDDEPEPPVPDGDGEAEADEDAGPDVSADTPSASPSERQGHGEGEPQAQNPTPPQAASDQAQGEADSSAGEADSSADQTAGGTEDVTVASAQQPYRPKLFTVGGTGAGESGRRSRAITETGRRIGAAPRTGQGGSIHLTETIRAAAPHQLARGRATGSGGLDFRASDLRLAIKEGHESNLILFCVDASGSMAARRRMEQVKTAILSLLMDAYQRRDKVGLITFRADGADLALPPTGSIDIAAARLADLPAGGRTPLAEALLKTADVLRLERVRDPRRRPLLVVITDGRATYGDRALERAHQVAAHLGATGVASLVIDCETGKFKMGLALQLADHLMAEYVPLGEVSASALTEVVKGAA